The region CGGACAAATCGGCGACAGCACGAACGAAGCGTTGTTGAAATCGCTCGGCGTAAAAAACTACGACGTCTGCATTGTAACTATCGGCGGAGACTTTCAAAGTTCTCTTGAAACTACCTGCCTATTAAAAGAGTTGGGCGCGCAAAAGGTTGTGTCTCGCGCCGAACAGGACGTGCAGGCAAAATTTCTTCTGCGTAACGGCGCAGACGAAATTATTTATCCCGAAAAACAACTTGCCACATGGGCTGCAATCCGTTACAGTTCCGACCACATTCTCGATTACATAGAACTCGGCGATTCCTGCTCGATATTCGAGGTTTCCGTTCCGTCGGCATGGGTGGGGAAATCCGTTGTAGAAATCGATATTCGCAGAAAATACAACGTAAATATTATCGCGACAAAGAAAAACGGAAAAATCAATGCCGTTGTTACCGCCGACACGGTTCTCTCCGCAGAAGAAACGCTTTTAGTTCTCGGGGAATACAAAGCAATGCGGAAATGCTTTGATATTTAACAGCCGTAAAAACGGATTGCCTACTGCCACAAAAATTAAAAACGACTCAGAATTATGGAGTTCTCGATCCGTGGCAAATATTCTTGAAAATTTGGAATATACGGGATGCACAGTCAATTTCAAGTCGTATAAGAAGTCGTATAAGTCAAAAAAGCGCATTGATTTACCCAAAGAAGACTGGGCAATCTTTGAAAACACGCAGGAAGCGATCATTGACAAGCAGACTTTTGAAACCGTTCAAAAAATTCGTCAGGCAAAACGCAGACCGACCGATATGGGCGAAATGAGTCCTCTTTCGGGACTGATTTACTGCGCCGACTGCGGAAAGAAAATGTATCTTTGCCGTTGCACGACGATGAAATAAAAAGAATACTTCAACTGTTCGACTTATCGCAAAAAGAAGAGAAAATACTGCACTTCTCATCAGATAACGGTCGAAGCGTTGGCGGTTATAATTCAGGACGATTTGCGGCGAATGATTTATTTTGCGCAACAGCAAAGAGAAATGTTTTTGCAGACGTTACGGAAAAATGTTGCAACGAGAACGGGAAAAGAACTGAAAGAGTATTCAAAGGAAATTAAAACTTCGGAAGAGCGTAT is a window of Firmicutes bacterium CAG:345 DNA encoding:
- a CDS encoding putative uncharacterized protein (product inferred by homology to UniProt), producing MKTKSVLLIGLGRFGKYIAMKLHELGHEVMAVDENEERVNDAMPYVTDGQIGDSTNEALLKSLGVKNYDVCIVTIGGDFQSSLETTCLLKELGAQKVVSRAEQDVQAKFLLRNGADEIIYPEKQLATWAAIRYSSDHILDYIELGDSCSIFEVSVPSAWVGKSVVEIDIRRKYNVNIIATKKNGKINAVVTADTVLSAEETLLVLGEYKAMRKCFDI